A stretch of DNA from Pongo abelii isolate AG06213 chromosome 10, NHGRI_mPonAbe1-v2.0_pri, whole genome shotgun sequence:
ACAGGGGAAGCACTCTCCAAACACCAActctgctggcatcttgatcttagactttcagTCTGtggaataatgaaaatataaataaatttctgttgtttaagtcacctagtctatggtattttgttgtgatAGTCCAAGCAAGTGAATACAAGAATATTCACGTTGTTGTGTACCATATCTCCAGAACTTAATCACACTGCAAAactgaaaccctgtacccattaagcaacttccttttctttttccctccaaaCTTCTTTCAGTAaccattcttctttctttgtctatgggtttgactactttagattcctcatataagtggaatcacacagtatttgtcattttgtgatcagttcatttcacttagtataatgttttcaaggttcatcagtGTTATAAAgtatgacaggatttcctttctaagactgactaatattccattgtatgtgtagaccacattttgtttgttttgccttcaTATTAAGGGCGTGAAAATTTGTTCTCAGAGGCAGCTAAACTATTGATGACTCTTTTTGGCGATGTTAAGTTTTGCTCTGTTTTTGGTTGGTGCTACTAAGCAATGCATCACCTCTGTTCTTTCTGTTCAGCTCTTGGCCCTGCAGGAACTCTCTCAGCTTGGACTTGCAGAGTTTTGTCCTATGTCTGCGCAGCCTAGAATTTAGCCACAGACATACAGTGAATTCCTACACAGTCTTAAGGGTGCCTCTCTCTTGTGAATTATCCTGCCCTGCAAATTCCAGCCATTTAAGCAGCTCAAAACTCCAATATCTGCCTCCTCGTTTTAGTAAGACTGCTGTTCTGTTTAGGATTCATTTTTGTGCTCTGTACTAGAAAGTGGTCCTAGATAGAAAGCTAGGGTGATCATTGCACTCACCTTTGTATTCTCTCAAGGATCACAATGCTGCCTGTGTGTTCCTGAAAACAGCTGCCTTGTGTTTTTGCCATGTGTTGTATTTTGATTGGAGAGTAAGTCTAATGCCATTCTGTCATGGCTGGAAgcagaaatatatttgtttttattaatatgcactccctgtttctcttcttttatccTTATGCAGTCTATCTTGATGATCTTATCCACTCTTAAGAGTTTCAATaccctttctgttttccttactttaacttttttgttagatggagtttcactcttgttgcccaggctggagtacaatggtgcaatctcggctcactgcaatctccgcctcccggtttcaagccattctcctgcctcagcctcccgagcagctgagattacaggcacccaccaccatacccagctaatttttttgtacttttagtagagatggggtttcaccatgttggccaggctgatcttgaattcctgacctcaggtgatccacccgcctcggcctcccaaagtgctgggattacaggcgtgagccaccacacccggcctactttaactttttattaactTTTCACCTACTAAAAACAAATTACTAAGATGTTAGAATGTATTTGtttactttgctcttctttttagtTATCTTTGcataaagtacaataataaaaaaaaaagacaacaaagagaaaaaatataatggaatttctGATACTGTGAAGGGTAAAGACCATCGCACAATTTGGACAATGTTTTGGGGAAGATGTGGTTATGTCATATTCACAAAACATATCTGGGCAACAGTCTATTTCTCCCGTGATTCCAGGCATACGCACCCAACAGTCCATTTCATTATTGCTTATCACTGCCCAAAAGTTCCAAGAAATGATGAGGTCAGTCTCATTTGGCATACATCTACTTTTTCAGAAGGaaacaaagcagagaaaaaatTCTGAGAGAAATTCATAGCTAGTAAccactctcatttttattttagtttccatAACTGAAATTGCTGGACTTGAGAGCAATTTTTCCTTGCTCAACAGAATTAGGTGAGATGGGGAatcaatttaatatatatttaatgagcATCTAGAGTGTCATGGGGCAAAAAAATAGcaacttaaaatattaatttctataGGCAGCCCCCAAATTTGAATCATTTCCTGAAAAATTACTTCCGCTTTTGTCAAGTTTCCTGCTAGCAGTTTAGAGATTGGGCTGTTTCCTCACTGATACATATCCCTTCACACTTCTATAATTTAACTCTCTCAACTGCATGTGAAAGATCTTAGCTGAAGATGACTGACAGTGTTATTTATTCCATGTTAGAGTTGCCTACGGCAACCCAAGCCCAGAATGACTACGGACCACAGCAAAAATGTGAGTTAACCAAGGTAGCATGGAAGACGATGACAGTAGGCTATGGATGAATGGGGAGTAGAATAAGTTTAAAGCAGAGGGTGCAGAAGAATCAAGGATAATTTGAGGAAATACTTTTGGTTCAGTTTAAAGTCCAGAGTTGGAATATGAAAAGTTGGTGTATGGTGCAGGATCTGATCTTAGGTCTCAGGTAAACTCTTTTCTAACCGTTCACTTCTTTGATCGCATCTCAGAAACCCAATTTAGGGCATTGCCGTTATTCCTTCTTGCTCCTAGCTAAAGCGGGAACTTTGTTGGGAGAACTTTATCTCTTTAGTTATATTCAGAGTAACCTTGGACCAGCTGTTTAAATTCTAGGTATGGCTGTTTTTCTGACTATGGAATGAGGAGGACACCAATAGTGTTGCTGGTGGATACGAGTAAGATTTTTGTCAGGAAAGAAACTGATTTAcatatctagatttttttttttttttaacttcacagTGTTGCCCTAGAATGGTGACAGGGAAGAAAAAGTATCAAGAACACTACAGATAATAGTCTCTGTGACTGAGGATTTGAAGGCAAAAGAGCCATTTTTACATAGAGCCCTGAGAGAATATTATCTGAGACAGACAGGTAATAGTGTAAATGCCAAAATTAATCCTTGATTTTGTATCGTAGGCAGCAAACTCCCACAAGGTATATTCTTTAGGGTAGTTCCCTAAGCTTTCTCTGTTTTTACTACATAgttttactattataatttttaatgtcttttgaGAGTGTTGCCTTAATTTGCTAAATTATTCTAGTATACTTGGGATATTTAGACCTATTTCTATTACTATAAATTATACAGCATTGGACTTCTTTATTTGTGTAATCTTTCCTATTTTTGAATTATATCTATGTTAATTTCTAAGGAATAGAAATATTAAGTTAGAAGTAATGCATATCTCAAAGTATatgttcaaggtcacacacacAACTGGTGATAAATTGGAACCTAGTTGGAACTATTTAGAGGCTTTCAATATacttaaagtaaattttaaaaatttactttactTCTTGAATTGGCTTGTGGTTACACAAATTCAATTATGCTTtgatacctttttaaaatttagcataacataaaaatgaacatttgtgtatttcATTAAATGTTCTCCTGTGatgcaaatgtatttttaaaagttttactaGAAATCTAATGCTTTTGGATTCATCAGtccaaatatttattatgcagAATTCTCTATTTATGAAGGCATCTctcattataaatttttttctttaagaagttCAGAATACTccatagatacacacatatatagaataatttatctaaaatttaaacagaaaattgaAGCCCAAATAGGCAAGTTTAATTTCCTAATTAAATGTTATTAAGCAAAGGAATCAAAATTAGAACTTAAATATCATCTTACTTCACAGAGTTTTGCTCGTTACACGTAATTTATACACTATTGCACTATGAGATacctttgattttaaaataaagatttgctGAAAATACttccatttttcaaatttaaaatttagatttcgGTTGTATGCAACACAGCTAACATGAAGTAGTGTCCTATTCTTAAACTTGGCATCAACTTAAACTTACTGCTCTTTTAATAatgacagtttacaaagcacttctgaaatgtagattatttttatttaaattttatgtatttaaattttgagtAGATAATATGTTTAcatggttcaaaattcaaaaggtacaaaagaaaataaagtaaaaagtctttttcctattttgtctCCAGTGACTGTTTTTTCCATTCCAGAGGCAAACAATGTTATCAGATTCTTGGGTGTGCTTGCAGAGATATTTGTGTATCATGTTCTGTAGAATGTTTCTTTGTCTTGACTATATCTTACAAAATATTCcatatcagttaaaaaaaaatccaggctttATTAGAAGCTATATATTCACTTTATGAATATATATCAAAAATGTATTTGACTGGCCTTTTACTGATAGAATGTAGATTGTATTCAGTCTTCTCCTCCTACAAATATTGCTGCCACGAATAAATATGACATTTTGCACCCGTGAGTATCTGTAGGAAAAATTTCTTAAGGAGAAATTTCTAGGTCAAAGGGTACATGTCTTTGCCGTTTTGGTAGATATTGCCCAATTGTCCTCCAAAGAGGTACCAATTTGTATTCTCACCACCTAAGTATGAGACTGTAAGTCACAATTTCGAAGGAAAAAAGCATTCTTTATCTTGATAAATATAGTAAGTTCTTTGATACAGGTGTTGGTGGTTACCTTAGACTTTAGAGCGAGTTCCTGACACATCTAGAAAAGGAATCTTTATGGCCTGGATCTCAGTTCCCACTAGGCCAAATTGCTTTAAGATGCGATATCCTTCcctgactttctcttttctttcaaccTGTCTTCTGACTCAGGACTGTGCTCTGACTCTGTTGTTGCAGCTTCCTCTTCCAGGCCTTCTTGTTCTTGCCTTGTGGCAATAGCTTTGGGGCTTCTGACTGCAGTTCTTGTGAGTGTGCTGCTAGTGGATCCTGTGCCAGGGTAAGTGCAAACTTAAACCAAAATTaatctttcattttatattataaaagcaATATAACATAGCAGAAgctttgaaaaatcaaaaaataattcaaacaaaataaatctccATCTGTATACAATATTTCCTGGGTGTAGCCTTTGACCACATGCACTTTTGTaagcttgtattttcttttttctttttgttttttgagacagggtctccctctatcaGCCAGGCTGTGGGTGATAGATTTATGTGCTGCTATACCAGTGGATCCTGTGCCActgtacaatcacagctcactgcagccttgaccttcttaggctcaagtgatccacctcagcctctcgagtagctgggaccacaggcacataccaccatgcctggctaatttttgtattattattattattttgtaaagacatttcaccatgttgcccaggctgatctgaaactcctgggctcaagccatttgcccttcttggcctcccaaagtgctgggattataggtgtgaaccactgcacctgaccataTTGTCTTAATAGAACTGCAGTCAAGTCCTCTTAAAATTTCtcccagctttctttcttttaatgcaAGTCTGAGAATAGTTCTTATCGTAGTATGcttataattttgtatattgctttttaattttacgTTGCCAGAAACATTTCCTTACTGCCATATTTATTGTGATAATTGAATTATAATATTAATGATGTTTAACTTTTCACATAATAGATATATCATAATGTATTGAAacatcctgattttttttttttttttttttttgccattcggGTGCTTTCACATTTTCTAAAACTAATTTTTCTAAGTTTAGTTCTTCTAGGTCCTTAAATCTAGTGATCTAGAGGACTCTCAGTTTGTTGTTTTACAGTCTAGAGTCCTAGCTTAGGTTTATGTTTTTAGGGGATGATAGTGACAGATTACACAGAAGTGATTTATTaggattcttttaattttttaaaaaattttgagacagaatctcgcaatgttgcctgggctgaagtgcaatggcgtgatctcggctcactgcaacctctgcctcccaggttcaagcgattctcatgcctcagcctcccgagtagctgggattacaggcacccgccaccatgcccggctaattttttgtatttttattagagacggggtttcactatgttggccaggctggtctcgaactcctgaccttgtgatctgcctgccttggcctcccaaagtgctgggattacaggtgtgagccactgcgctctgCCGATTTATTAGGATTCTAAGAGTTCAGCTCCAGGGCTTCTACCTCAGAGCCAAGTCCGACCTTTGACAAAAAGGAACTCCTAGGGAAGTTGGGAATTTCTAATCCAGGCTGAGTAATGTCACAGTTGTATGGAAAAAGCAAAATCTATAAGGTGCCAATTTAACAGCTTGATCTCCAGAACTTATATTGGTTGTATGCCAGGCCTTCCTAGAGAACAATTatctaatatttatatgaaaagtaCTACTTTCCCCACTTTGTAACTCCCAAATATAAAGTAGATATATACTCTATTCTGCAATTATATATCTACACATGTGCTCATGGAGTATAATGGCTCATACTTGCTCACTGTAGAATTGTGCTTATGGCGAGTTTATGCACATATGTTTAAGTATTGAAACTGAAGTAGAAAATCAACAGAATTTTGGAATATTAGTTGGAATTACCTTGAAAGCATAGTCAGTTCCCTTTCAtctttgattgtttgtttttgagacagtgtcttgctctgttgcccaggcaggagtgcagtggtgtgatcttggctcactgtaacctctgcctcctgggttcaagtgattctcatgcctcagctcctaagtagctgggattacaggtgggtgccaccatgcccggctgatttttttgtatttttagtagagatgaggtttcaccatgttgaccaggctgatcttgaactcctggcctcatgtgagccacctgccttggcctcccaaagtgctgggattataagagtgagccaccatacccggtcAGTTCCCTTTCATCTCGACAGAACTATGAGCCAACCATTTTAAAGGAATGCGGATCTTCCGTATTTAAAAGAGCTCGGTTAGGGCATTCTATCACTTTTCACTTTAGCACCTGTTATGCTTCTCTGCCAGAAAActcttttgaaaaaatatcaaAGTAAGTTCTTTTTGCTGAGGTATAAgtgtttttttccagttttgaaTGGTGAGAGACAGTTACATCTGtgataataaaaaagcaaaacctttCATTCTAGTTAAGTTTGcttttcctaatttctttttgGCATTTTCAGTTGGGCATTCTGAATGATTCTGCCTGATTTAAGCAATATACATTATGCAATTATGCCATATATACATGGAGCAAAGACAGTACACAGATGCATATCATACAAATTCACAGTTATCTGGTGTGTGTATACTACATGTGCACAGAGATCTCTAGCACAAGTAAAGTACTTGCTCCAGGGTTTTCAGCCAGATTGTTGTATACTTTCTTCTTTGTTCCTTCAGTTATAGTCATATTCTTGTGTAGTGGAATAGATACTTAGTAGATGATGGTGTTGGACATTATGAGGACATTATGAGGTATTCAAATTGACACCATGCATTGTTACACATTTCTCTAACCCTTAATCTGAAAAGTGGTGGAGCAGGGAAGACCCGGGGCTGCCATCTTCCATTTTATCCCCCATTTCATTTCCAAGACGGAGTGGTCCATAAAGATGTGAACCAGGTCCTCTTCTTTCCTAGGCTCCAACTACTCCACTTGTGCCAGCTGTCCTAGCTGCCCAGACCACTGGATGAAATATGGTAACCATTGTTATTATTTCTCAGTGGAGAAAAAGGACTGGAATTCTAGTCTGGAATTCTGCCTAGCCAGAGACTCACACCTCCTTGTGATAACAGACAATCAGGAAATGGTAAAtgcaaacatttagaaaatgtagggtttttgttttttttttaaactgctatTTAAATGCATCATGTATCCTCTTTTGAGGAACAGAAGGAATCTGTGATTTGGGGGGGATACTAtattcttccccttccctcttctactctttcctcttcttctacttctgccttctttcctctccctccccactctttACCCTTATGCTGTCTGACCCAACAAACCTCAGTTACAGCAACCCAGATGCTTGTATAGCATGTAAGTGTGTATGTGGAGCAAGGAGGCAGAAGGATGGTGAGTGTTTTGGAGAGGAATGAGACCTGAAATACAGGTCTAGTTAAAAGAAGTCTTAGGTCCGGAAATCTACAGGTCCAACAACAAGGcagcagattctttttttttttttttttgacagagtctccctctgtcatccaggctggagcacagtggcgtgttcttggctcactgcaacctccgcctcccaggttcaagcgattctcctgcctaagcctcccaaatagctggaactacaggcgtgtgccaccatgcctggctaattttttgtatttttagtagagacgggatttcaccatgttagccaggatggtcttgatctcctgaccttgtgatctgcccgcctcggcctcccaaagtgctgggattacaggcgtgagccaccatgccaggccttatATAGTAGAActtgggaaggagggaaagataGCGATCACGGGGACAGAGTGATTGTGGCAAGAGCTTAAAtgccttcttttaaaaagttttccctTAATTCACTGGAATCCAGTAAGTTCCAGACTGCAATGTCGAGATAGTTGGGATATAAGGAAGAAAACACGCGTGCACgcacgcacgtgtgtgtgtgtgtatggtggccTCCACTTCCTTCAGGCCCCTCAGATCCTTCCTATCTACGCAACAATCTCTTGGAAAAGAGCTTGCTATTATTAGTTCTAGACCATCTCAAGGCAATACAAGGAATTGACATCCTGAGGTTGCCTAGtataaaaatcaatcaaattCTAATTTGTCAACATAAATAACATCTATAAGGAAAACAAGAAATCTTAGTTTTGTGTTTAGCGCTAATTTGatattgatttttgtgttttgctattgttttctgttttcttttattgggTAGAATCTAGTCACAGAGAACAGTTTATTGAGAATTAAACTATATTAACTTACCTTAGGAAAAATCCAGAGGTTACTCTAAAGCAGTTGGGGAGAACATACAGTTCCTAAATTTTATAGCTACCTATATAACTACCTATATAAAGCATACAGATTCTTGTTTTCTGTCAAAGGAACACATACTCCTTTGGAATTCCACATAGAATCTAAACTCTAAATCATTCCACATTTGtgactaacattttttttttaaagccttcttTAAGTGAGGTGGCAGAATGCATTGAGTTGTATTCATTAAACATGTGTTCTTAGTTTTATGGCCTCCAGCAATATAGCCTTGCTTTCTGGACCTTGTTGTAGCAACTCCTATTCTCATTCTGATATAGTGACTCTCAGGATTTGAGCTGACTAAAGTCAGTAGCAGAAGTGAGCTGTGAACTTGAAACATGGAGGGCAAAACTGATAAACAAGAGTCGTGAGTCATAGCACAAGACACTGCCACAGAAAATTGTGGTGTAGCAGCTACTATAAATTTCACAGTGTGATCATGAGAGgtgaggagggaaaggaagaagggtaCAGAATATCTGGGAAAATggcaatatttttgtttctctgaggTACCCAGAGGAAGGGCAGGATCACTAGAGGAATTTTGTCCTTCATTGGTTTCCTGACATGCCCCCATTCCTGAGACTATTGTTGAGTAAAACCAGCAGAGTTACACTCACTGCATTTCcaaatttagtttattttctcCTAAGGCTCCTTGGGGCCAAGTCAGTGCTGGAGAGGGCGGAATGTCCCCGCTAGATGTCATAAGTTTTACTTTTAACATTCCTGTGGAATCTTACTTGATTCTCtggtttaattctttttcttgctcCAGCTTTTGTCAGATTCTGTAGAACCAAATTGACTTTTACGTGCGCTGCTGCGTCTCTTGTTCTAGTGTTGTTATTCTTTTGTTCTCAGGGCAAGATTTAcatactattttgaggtatgtacAATGTTTCTAGTATCATACTGGGGTCTGAGCCACTACCAAAAAAGCAAGAagtacaaataaaaaagagagctCTATGGATCTATTAAAACTGGAGTTTTTCAAACTGACATTCCATTGGTGGAGAGTGCTGCTAGAGAATTTTGTTGCTATATGTAGAATCTACAGGCCTATGGAAAATATCCCTCTCATGCTGTTAAACGGTCATCTTTCAGTGAGATACTTAAGTAGAGTTCACCTCCTATCTTAGATCACTTACGGCAAAGTGTACAATAATAACAGAGGCTACCATGGATTGAGCACTTGCTTTTTGCCAGATGTTTTATgtatactattctttttttttttttctttttgagatggagttttgctcttgttgcccaggctgaagtgcagtggcacaatctcggctcactgcaacctctgcctccagggttccagcaattctcctgccttagcctcctgagtagctggggttacaggcgcctaccTCCACGCCCGACCTTTATGTATGGTATTCTTAATCGTCACAGCAATTCTAAAAAGTAGAGTTCAACATCTCCATTTTGttggtgaatgaataaaattcAGAGGaattggctgggcgtagtggctcctgcctgtaatcccagcacttttgagaggctgaggtgggtggatcccttgaggtcaggagttccagaccagcctggctaacatggtgaaaccccatctctgctaaaaatacaaaaattagctgggcgtgctgttgtgcacctgtaatcccagcttcttgggaggctaaggcacccgaattgtttgaacccaggaggaggaggctgcagtgagctgagactgcaccactgcactccagcttaggcagcagagtgagacactgtctcaaaaaaaaaaaaatttttggagaaTTAATTAATATAAGTCTAAGGCTACAAATCTGGCAGAGCCAAATTTTAAATTCGACTccagtgggcacagtggctcacgcctgtaatcccagcactttgcgaggccatggcaggtggattgcttgaacccagaattcaagaccagcctgggcaacatggcaagaccctgcctctacaaaaaaatacagaaattagctgggtgtggtggcgtgcacctgtggtcccagctactcgggaggctgaggtgggagaatcccctgaacccaggaagtagaggctgcagtcagccgtgatcacaccactgcactccagcctgggcaacagagtgagactctgtctcaaaaaaaaaaaaaaaaaatccacatcaaCTCACCTTCAAAGTCACTTATAGAAATATTGTATTTGACAGCTTCCAGAATCCATTTTGCACATGTTCAACAAGATAACTTTTTCTACTgtcttctgatttcttttctatacatatttaaaaatttttttgaattgaCATACAGAATGTACATTGTATGACCGtggatatttaaatttatttattgtgatgaggtctcactatgttgcccaggctggtcttgaactcctgggctcaagtgatcctcctgccttggtctcccaaagtgctgggattataggcttaaatatatttaaaatagtgagATGCTTtcttattatctcttttttttttctatctgggGCTTCAAGATTGTTCttgatagagaaaataaaatggaaattaaatttctctgttattttctcatttttgtgttAACATTATGGCATCAGCCCTTGCTTCTTCTTGCCCTTTGAGTGTATCTTTAGATGTTTGGATATATTCAAATTCTTGATTTTTCTTGCCATTTTTCCCCCACCAAGCTCAGTTCATCCTGGATGTTGTTAGCCCTGGTTCCTTATAGTTATTGGTATGTTATTTTAAAGTATGCATTCGTTAGTGAGTTCCCAGTGAAActgctttgatttctttaaatCTATTCTGATGCTCCTTGCCCTATAATATCTCTCTTCCTCATTATTATAATTTGGAATTATATGATCCAACTTTACTGTTGCAACAACCTCTCATTCAACTTTACCTATCTTCCTGACCTTGGGATTCCCCGAACTTTTGACATTGGCTTCTCACATATTTAGGATTTACATCTAATAATACCCAAGGTTTCCTTCTTTGGGTGCAGCAATGCAAACGCTATGGTAACATGGtcacttttctgtatatttttaatcaGGTAATGAAAACAGCTTGGTTTCTTCCAGACAGTCATGAGTGTACTTTTACTATATTTCTTACTAGCTATGCGAACTTCAACAACTTTCTTAACCTTTTTgactctcagtttcctcatgtacaAAAGTGAAGATAAAACTTTCTAGACtgtccgggtgcggtggctcacgcctgtaat
This window harbors:
- the KLRG1 gene encoding killer cell lectin-like receptor subfamily G member 1 codes for the protein MTDSVIYSMLELPTATQAQNDYGPQQKSSSSRPSCSCLVAIALGLLTAVLIYVLLYQWILCHCSNYSTCASCPSCPDHWMKYGNHCYYFSVEKKDWNSSLEFCLARDSHLLVITDNQEMSLLQVFLSEAFRWIGLRNNSGWRWEDGSPLNFLRISSNSLVQTCGAINKYGLQASSCEVPLQWVCKVRP